The Fictibacillus phosphorivorans genomic sequence ACTTTCATGGAGTTCACCTCTTTTTATCGCTATTACATCATATTGAACGTAAAATGAATGTGTTATTCGTTTATATAAAAAAGAGGCCAATCCTAAAAGTGGATTCCTTTAGGCAGCCTCACACGCTCGGCGAAGATAACTAAAAAATCTATTGATCTTCACTCTGCATTTAAATACTTATTCTTCATTATTCTCCCTGCAATAACGATCGCTGCATAAAAGACGATCGGCACTATAATGCCAATCATTAGCTGATCATTGGTTACATCTAAGATCCATTTCTTTAAACCAGACTTCTTTTCGATCAACATCACCCAAAGGAAAGCAAAAAGTGCTATATTAAAAAAATCTGTCCATTTCATTTTTTATTCCCCACTCATTTTATGAATTTATATTTTCACTGAAACTGATTCCGGTTGAACGTTAATACGTACCGGAGTGGTACCTCTATATTCACCATCAGCATGAATCGCTACCGAGCGACGTGTGGTAACCTCAATCTCTTTCCCTTTAAACTGTGAGACTCCTTGTACGTTAACATGGCCACCCCAAAAAACAGAAACAAAAAGCAACAATAGTTTAAAAAGGGATAGATCATGTACCACACAAACATCTAAGATTCCATCTTTAAACTTAGCCGATGGACAAATTTTCATACCCCCTCCGTAATAGGGCATGTTACCAACAGCTACAAGCCAGACATTGTTAAACGCATGTTCTTGTCCATCGATTCTAACATTCATTGAATCAGGTACATAAAACTTTAAAACCTTAAACAAAGTAATAACATACGCAAGTGATCCTAGTTTAAGCTTATGAAAATACTTTTTGTAAGTCGCTTCATTTGTAAACTTTGCAACTTCACCATCTAAACCGATACCAACCGCACTAATAAAAGATTGGATCTTATTGCTTCTTCCTACCAGTTCAATGTTACCAGAATCAGTTCTGGCGATTCGATTGCGCTTCAAATAGAGAAGTTGTTTCTTTAGCCCTTTAACATCTTTCGTTAAGACCCGAACAATATCGTTACCAGAGCCACCTGATATAAACCCTAAAGGTATACTAGGGTTTTCTCTCATCCCGTTTAGAACCTCGTGGATCGTACCATCTCCACCTACAGCTATAACAGCTTTAATATCCTCTTTGTTTATGTATGTAATTTTCTTCGCAATTTCAGTAGCATGACCGCTAAACTCTGTATAAAACGTTCTATAGCTTATCTTTTCCTCGTCCATTGCCTTTTTTAATTGATCAAATGTATGAATCGCTTTTGTGTTATTTGCGTTGATGATGAAGAAATATTTTTTCATTCAGTGCGTCCTCGATTATTATTTTTAAAAGTAATTCGACAAAATCTCTCAAATACCTTCAAAATGAAATTCAGACTCACTCGTTAACGGATCTTTTCTGTATAGAGAGTTCGTCACACATGATTTCAGGAGATCTGACACAAACTTTAATTGCTGACCTTTTATGGGTGCTGGATTTTGTTGTAGCTGGGTATGCCAATCTGTAAAATTACGTTTATCTATGTAACTTACCTTTCTCCAGTCACTCGTAAAATCTATGAATGCATGGGGTGCGACAATGCATGGTTTAATAGATAACTGTTTTTGATAAGGTTCCAAAGCTTCTCTTACGATAGACTGCATACGTTCGAGCCGAATAAAGGGACTCAAGGCAGTTTCTCTCTCCTCATGTCGAACATTTTTCCAGAAACGTTTGTTTTCAGCTTCTTGCCAAATTCCTTCCCCATTCATCCAAACAATCAGCCATACCTCTGTAGGGCCAACTAAGATAATATTTAGTTCCACACCTGTATTTTTAACTCGAATGACAGGTTCATAGAACAAAAAGTAGTTATCCGGAATTTCTTGAATGAGTAACTTTAGTGTCTCATTCTGTAAATATTTTTTATCCCAGTTCGAGATTTCTTTCACAGTAGACGTCGCCCAATTCATCTGATGATGAAATAACTTCTCGCGAAATTCTTGATGATTTAGCTTGAGATGATCTGTTCCGTTTTGTTGTTGATATGCTTTCCATCGATTTTCTTTAATTCGCATAAATAACGATTGATAGTGATATAAATTGTTTTCGTACCTGGATACATAATCAAGTAATTTTACAAGCTGCGCCATTAGATCCCCTCTCTTTCATCTCTCTATATCGAATAAGAGTGTATAACTTGGTATTTCGGCTGTTTCTCTATATGCGTTTCATAAAGAACAAATTGATCTGCTTGGAATCGAATGTTTTCACCATATTGTTTCCACCATTTCTGAGAGTCCACCAAATGATGAACTGACTCTATATGTTTACGTGCAAGCGTTATATGCGGTGAGTATGGTCTTTTATCGAGTTGAAAACCTACCGTTTCACATACATAAGCCACTTGTTTTTGCAGAGTATATAAACAGTGCTCTTCTTCAACACCTGCCCAAAAAATTCTTGGATGATGTTCATTTCCGAAAAAACCAAAATGGTTTACAGAAAGAGAAAAAGGGCTCTCTTTTTTACTCATCATTCTTTCGTTTAGTAACTCATGAAGTGTTTCAATCTTCACTGATGAAGCAGCACCTAGAAAAGCTAAAGTGATGTGATAGTCATCAGGATGTACCCATGTTTTAAAATGATGTTCGTTACTTAACGTATTACAGATGTTTGCAAGCTTTGTTTTCGTCTCATCAGGAAGCTTGACTGCCAAAAAATAATGTCTTTGCATATTTTTCACACACCTTCATTTATATTATCAAAGATTAGATGAATTCATCTGCTTTTTTCATACGTGACTTATTTGTTATAATTGGTACAGCAAGAAAAAGGAGTGCAATTTATGAGAGTTGTTACGAATATCGCAGATTTAATCGGTGACACACCTATCGTAAAGTTAAACCGCCTTCCTCATCAAGAGGGAGCCGATGTATATGTGAAACTAGAGTATTACAATCCTAGCCGGAGCCTGAAGGACCGTGCTGCATATAATATGATTATTGATGCAGAACAAAAAGGGCTCTTAAAAGAAGGGTCTACCATTATCGAACCCACTTCCGGAAATACTGGTATCGGACTCGCTATGAATGCGGCCGCTAGAGGTTATTCTTCCATAATTGTGATGCCTGATACAATGACAGAAGAAAGAATTAATCTATTAAAAGCGTATGGAGCAAAAGTAGTACTGACTCCCGGTGATGAAAAGATGCCTGGAGCGATTAAAAAGGCACGAGAACTTGCGGAAGAAATTCCAAACAGCTATATGCCCATGCAGTTTGAAAATCCTTCAAATCCTGATGCACACAGAGGAAGTACAGCAATTGAGATTAAAGAAGCCATTGAAGAGTTGAAGAAGCCCTTTACCGCTTTTATCGCACCTGCTGGTACAGGAGGAACGATTACTGGAACGGGTGAACAGCTTAAAACGTTTTTCCCGGATTTAACTGTACATGTTGTTGAACCTAAAGGGTCTCCTGTTCTTTCCGGGGGTAAGCCTGGAAAACATAAGCTTGTAGGAACGAGTCCTGGTTTCATCCCACCAATCTTAAATCAACAGGTCTATGATGAGATTGTTCAAGTGAACGATGAAGACGCGTATACGATCACGAGACGTCTAGCATCAGAAGAAGGCATCTTGGTCGGTCCATCTTCAGGAGCTGCTGTTTATGCAGCATTAAAAATTGCGGAGAAGCGCAAAAAAGGTGAAGTTGTAATCTGTATGACGTGTGATTCAGGAGAACGTTATTTATCGAGTGATCTGTTTCAGTTTGAATAAAAGACGAAAGCATCCCAACGTATCGGGATGCTTTTTTATACTTAGAAATTTTACAGAGATCGTTGAATCAATATTCGACCTTGCACTTCCATCTTTGTAAGGATTAAAACCATAATTAGTCCTATAAATGTTAGCACACCAAAAAATAAATACGTGTAAAAGATGGTGTATGTATCAAAGATTACTCCGCCTACAAACGTACAAAACCATGAGCCTAAGCCGTTTCCTACAGCTGTGTATAAGGAAACAGCTGTTGCACGTACTTCAACGGGTGTATATGTTCTCACATATTCCATAGCTGCTGGGATGAACAGACCCACTGAAAATCCTTGGATAACGGTTGTCATTAGTACGATTTGATACGATGGTTCAAAGAAATAAAACGTCCAACGAACAGCAGACACAGTCGCAGCAAAGACCATAATAGGCATCATTCCCCACCTTTTTATAGTGAGTCCTGCAAATTTCATAAATGGTGCTTCACTTCCTGCCGCGATCAAGAAGGCTAGTCCGACACCGGCTAAAGTCCCTCCTGTTTCTTGAATGTAAAATCCAAAGTAAAAATTATTAGCAAAAATAGGACCAAACACCAAGAACGTAGCGGAAAGGAAAACGAGATACGAAGGCATCCTAACTAATTGCCCAATCCCCTTCCGAAGATCTGTTCGGAGCGATTGATTATCTTTTGGCATCTTGATTACAAAGAACATACATAGAAGTAGAACAGAAGTAAACATATAGAAGATCACTTGAGTCCCTATAGAATCTGCAAGCCTGCCTGCTATAAATACAGCTATAGCAAATCCAATTGCTCCAAAAAGCCTATAATTTCCGTATTGCTTGTTCTCTTTTTGTACGTAATTTAAAAGAATGCTGTCTGAAACCGGAACTAAGGCACTCTGCATGAACGAAAAAGCAATAAGTATTCCGATCAACCAAAAATAAGACTCAAATAGATAGATGGTAAATCCTAAGCTCGCTGTTAGAATTAAAGAAAGAACTAAAACAGCCCTTGGACGTCTGGAGTAATCGGTAACTACACCCCATAGAGGCTGAGCAAAGATCATAACGACCGGACTGATCGACATTAATGTACCGATCTCTGTTCCACTGAGGCCGACTGAATCTTTAAAATAAACACCTAATAACGGAAATAAACTCCCTAGACCAAAAAAACTTAATAGGTAAAAGCCTTTTAGACTGATAGAGGTTTGATCGAACGAATTCTTCATGATGTACCCTCTCTTATATGCTATTTAGCTAGTTCGTATATGGCTTGTGCATAAATGGCAGAAGCGAGAAGTAAATCTTCTACAAACATATGTTCATCTTTTTGGTGAGCAACATCTTCTCTTCCTGGGAACAGTGCACCGAAAGCAACTCCTGTTTCCAACGACCTTGCATAAGTTCCTCCACCAATAGCCATCAATTCACCTTTATTGCCTGTTTGATCTTCGTATACTTTTTGAAGTGTTTTAATCAATGGGTGATTTTCTTCTACATAATTCGGTGGATTGTTTTCAATGATTCTAATCGTCCAATCATCTGTTTTAGCTCTGGTTGATAATGAATGTTCGATTTTTTTGCTATCATGTGTCACCGGATAGCGTATATTCAACCCTACTTTTGCACCTTCTGTTTCGTTATACGACAGGATTCCAGCATTAACCGTCAGCTTACCGCTTGCTTCATCTTCTGCAGCTATATTTAATTTATCACCTGTAAATTCAC encodes the following:
- the thpR gene encoding RNA 2',3'-cyclic phosphodiesterase; the encoded protein is MQRHYFLAVKLPDETKTKLANICNTLSNEHHFKTWVHPDDYHITLAFLGAASSVKIETLHELLNERMMSKKESPFSLSVNHFGFFGNEHHPRIFWAGVEEEHCLYTLQKQVAYVCETVGFQLDKRPYSPHITLARKHIESVHHLVDSQKWWKQYGENIRFQADQFVLYETHIEKQPKYQVIHSYSI
- a CDS encoding diacylglycerol/lipid kinase family protein encodes the protein MKKYFFIINANNTKAIHTFDQLKKAMDEEKISYRTFYTEFSGHATEIAKKITYINKEDIKAVIAVGGDGTIHEVLNGMRENPSIPLGFISGGSGNDIVRVLTKDVKGLKKQLLYLKRNRIARTDSGNIELVGRSNKIQSFISAVGIGLDGEVAKFTNEATYKKYFHKLKLGSLAYVITLFKVLKFYVPDSMNVRIDGQEHAFNNVWLVAVGNMPYYGGGMKICPSAKFKDGILDVCVVHDLSLFKLLLLFVSVFWGGHVNVQGVSQFKGKEIEVTTRRSVAIHADGEYRGTTPVRINVQPESVSVKI
- a CDS encoding MFS transporter; its protein translation is MKNSFDQTSISLKGFYLLSFFGLGSLFPLLGVYFKDSVGLSGTEIGTLMSISPVVMIFAQPLWGVVTDYSRRPRAVLVLSLILTASLGFTIYLFESYFWLIGILIAFSFMQSALVPVSDSILLNYVQKENKQYGNYRLFGAIGFAIAVFIAGRLADSIGTQVIFYMFTSVLLLCMFFVIKMPKDNQSLRTDLRKGIGQLVRMPSYLVFLSATFLVFGPIFANNFYFGFYIQETGGTLAGVGLAFLIAAGSEAPFMKFAGLTIKRWGMMPIMVFAATVSAVRWTFYFFEPSYQIVLMTTVIQGFSVGLFIPAAMEYVRTYTPVEVRATAVSLYTAVGNGLGSWFCTFVGGVIFDTYTIFYTYLFFGVLTFIGLIMVLILTKMEVQGRILIQRSL
- the cysK gene encoding cysteine synthase A, with the protein product MRVVTNIADLIGDTPIVKLNRLPHQEGADVYVKLEYYNPSRSLKDRAAYNMIIDAEQKGLLKEGSTIIEPTSGNTGIGLAMNAAARGYSSIIVMPDTMTEERINLLKAYGAKVVLTPGDEKMPGAIKKARELAEEIPNSYMPMQFENPSNPDAHRGSTAIEIKEAIEELKKPFTAFIAPAGTGGTITGTGEQLKTFFPDLTVHVVEPKGSPVLSGGKPGKHKLVGTSPGFIPPILNQQVYDEIVQVNDEDAYTITRRLASEEGILVGPSSGAAVYAALKIAEKRKKGEVVICMTCDSGERYLSSDLFQFE